In Nocardioides bizhenqiangii, the DNA window GGAAGACCTCGTTGCCCTGCATGGTCAGGTGCGGCATCACCGGCGCGTCGGAGGCGATCACGTCACGCCAGTCCTCGCGCTGCCGGATCAGGTCGTACTGCTCGCCGTCGGAACCCCAGACCACCGGCCCGATGGCGGGTACGTCGGAGGGGCCCACGACGGCCGCGCCGGCGCCGTCGGCGAAGATGAACGCCGTGCCGCGGTCGGTGCGGCTGGTGATGTCGGAGAGCCGCTCGACCCCGATCACGAGGACGTAGCGGGCGCTGCCGCCGCGCACCATGTCGGACGCGAGCGTGATGCCGTGGCAGAAGCCGGCGCACGCCGCGGAGACGTCGAACGCCGCGGCGCCGTCGGTGCCGAGCTCGTGGGCGATCGCGGTGGCCGCCGACGGCGTCTGGAGCAGGTGGCTCACGGTGGCGACGACGACGCAGTCGACCTGGCGCGGGTCGACACCCGCCTGGGCGAGCGCGTCACGGGACGCCGCCACCGACATCGCCACGATGGTCTCGGAGTCGTCGGCGAAGCCGCGGGTCTTGATGCCGGACCGCTGCTGGATCCACTCGTCGCTGGAGTCGATCGCCTCGACGACCTCGGAGTTGGGCACCACGCGGGCGGGGCGGTAGGCGCCGATCCCGAGGATGCCGGCGTACGACGTGCCCTGGTCTGCCTGCAACGGGGCGCTCATGCCGCGCCGCCCGCGGGGTGGAGCCGCAGCAGCGGCTGACCGGGTGCGACGAGGTCGCCATCCTCGACGAGCCACTCGACGACCTGGCCGCCGTGGGAGGAGGTGACCGAGATCCGGTCACGCAGGCTGGCCACGTCGCCGATCGTCACACCCGGCGCCAGCAGCCCTGCGTCGGCCGCCCGCTCGTCGCGGTGGAAGACGCCCTTGACGGGGGAGACGACCATCCGCCAGGTCGGGCTGGTCTCGATGGGGGAGGCCTCGCCGTGCTTGATGCAGAAGTCGCGGGCGGCGTCGAGCTGGTCGGGGGAGTCGAGCGCGAACGTCTCCACGGTCATGTCGCGACCGCGGAAGTAGCGCTTGGCGATGCCGGTGAGGGTCCCCGCCGGCGGCATCTCGATGATGCCGGTCACGCCGAGGTCGGCCATCGTCTCGAGGCACAGGTCCCAGCGCACCGGGCGTGCGATCTGACCGACGATCCGGCTCAGCACCTTCGCGCCGTCGTGGATGACACTGCCGTCGCGGTTGGAGATGAACCGGGTGCGCGGATCGTGCACCGACACCGAGCGGGCGAGGCCGGCCACGTGCTCCACCGCCGGTGCCATGTGCGGGGTGTGGAAGGCTCCGGCGACCGAGAGCGGCCGCAGCTTGGCCTTGGCGGGGGCGTCGTCGGCGAACGCCGCGAGCTGCTCCAGCGTGCCGGCGGCAACCACCTGGCCGGGTCCGTTGTCGTTGGCGGCGACCAGGCCGTGCCGCTCGATCGCGGCGAGCACGTCGTCGCGATCGCCACCGAGGACGGCGGTCATGCCGGTCGGGGTGGCCGCCGCGGCGTCGGCCATCGCCCGGCCACGCTCGCGCACCAGCACCATCGCCTGCTCGGCACTGATCACCCGGGCGCCGGTGGCGGCCGCGATCTCGCCGACGCTGTGCCCGGCGACGGCGCCGAGCTTCGTGTAGGCGTCCGCCGGGTGGGGGAACAGCTCGAGCGCCGTGACCAGGGTGGAGGCCACGAGGAGCGGCTGGGCGATGCGGGTGTCGCGGATCTGCTCCTCGTCGGCCTCCGTGCCGTAGTGGGCGAGATCGATGCTCGCGACCGTTGACAGCCAGTCGAAGCGCGCGGCGAAGGTCGGCTCCGCCAACCAGGGACGGAGGAAGCCGGGGGTTTGTGCTCCCTGCCCGGGAGCCACGATGACGAGCACGGTTCCAGCGTGCCTCGCCGGGACCGTGAACCGCGCCTCCGGCGCTCACGAACTCGCCGACAGCGCTTTGTGGAGACCCTACAAACGCCCCAGGGCCAAGGCGAGCTGCAGGGTGAGTGCGTCCCGGGGTCGCGAGGGGGTCAGACCGGTCAGGTCCGCGACCTGGCCGAGCCGGTAGCGCACGGTGTTGGGGTGGACGAACAGCGCGCGGGCGGTCGGTTCGATGGCGGCGCCGTTGGCGAAGTACGCCGACAGTGTCTCGACGAGCGTGCCGCGCGCCTGGGCCAGCGGCTCGTAGACCTGGTCGATCGCCTCCATCCGCGCCCACTCGTCGCCGTCGAGGATCCGCTCGGGAAGGAGGTCCTCGCTCAGCACCGGTCTTGGTGCCTCCGGCCAGCCGACCGCCGCCCGCAGCCCCGCGGTCGCGGACTGTGCCGACAGGTAGGCATGGCCCAGGTCGGCCGCGACCGGGCCGACGACCACCGGACCGTCCCCGTAGAGGTCGACGACCGCTCGCGCGGCCTTCTCCGGGTCGCTCACCCCGCCCAGGATCGCGACCAGCCGGTGGCCCTGCACGGCGCCGAGCGCATCCATCCCCGCGGCACGGGCCGCGCGCCGTACGGCGTCGACCACGCCGGCCTCGGTGTGCTCGGCCGGTACGGCGCCGAGCACCACGGCCACGTTGCCGCGCGCACCCCAGCCGACGGCGCTGGCGCGGGAGAGCACGGCGTCGTCGGTCTCGTCCCGCAGCACGGCATCGACGACCAGCGCCTCCAGCCGGGCGTCCCACGCGCCGCGGACCTCGGCCGCCCGGGCGTAGACCTCCGCTGTCGCGAACGCCGCCTCGCGGGCGTAGAGCAGCACGGCGTCGTGCGTGTCGCTGACGTCGTCGGGATCGAGGATGCTCTCGAGGCTCTGCTCGACGACCTCGATCGTGAGCCGGATCAGCTCGACGGTCTGGTGCAGCGGGATGGTGCCCGCCAGCGCCGGCGGCGCGACCCCGAAGAGGTTCGCCTCCGGAGCCTGGTCGAAGCGCGGCGAGGCGCTGTCCTGCTTGAACCAGGCGATGAAGTCGTGGATGCCCGCCTGGACGATCAGCCCGACCCAGGAGCGCTCCTCGGCGCTGAGCTCGGCGAACCACGGGAGGTCGGACTCCATCCGCCTGGTCGCGGCGGTGCTGAGCCGCCCGGACGCGCTGCGCAGCTTCTTGACCGCGCGCGCCCGCGGGTTCGGTGGTCGGGACACGCCTAGAGCCTAGTGTCCTGGACAGGGGCTGCCAGGCGCCCGGCAGGCAGAGAATTGCGGATGGTGGGTGTCTGGGCGGCTGCCGCGCGTGGTTGAATCCTGCACCAGGGTCGACGAGCGGGAGGACATCGGATGCGGAGCAAGGGGGATGCCACCGCCGAGGTCGAGTTTGTCACCGTCCACGGCAAGCGGCGTGCGTTCGTGAGGACCGGTTCCGGTCCGGCCCTGCTGCTCCTGCACGGTCTCGCCTGCGATCGCACCACCTGGGACCGGGTGATCCCGCTCCTGGCGAGGAAGTACACGGTCATCGCGCCCGACCTGCTCGGGCACGGCCTGTCCGACAAGCCGCGGGCCGACTACACCCTCGGCGGCTACGCCAACGGCATGCGCGACCTGCTCACGGTCCTCGGGATCGACAAGGTGACAGTGGTCGGGCACAGCTTCGGCGGCGGGGTCGCCATGCAGTTCGCCTACCAGTTCCCCGAGCGCACGCAGCGGGTGATGCTGGTGGCGAGCGGTGGCCTGGGCTCCGAGGTGACGCCGCTGATCAAGCTGGTCCAGGCGCCCGGCTGGGAAGCCGCCATGCGCGTCCTCACGATCCCCGGTCTCCGGCACCTCGAGACGACCACCCTGCGCGCCTTGGCGTCGTACGGCGGCGGCCCGCTGCGCAAGTACACCCGCGATCTCGACGAGGCGGCCACCATCGTCGAGTCGTGGCGCGACCGTCGTACCCGGTTCGCCGTCCGGCACCTGGTGCGCGCGGTCATCGACTGGCGCGGCCAGATCGTCACCATGTCCGACCGCGCCTACCTGACGGAGGCGATGCCGATGGCGGTCGTGTGGGGAAGGGACGACCAGGTCATCCCGGTCCGGCACTCGAGCAACGTTGCGGCGTTGGTCCCGGACGCGTCCGTCACCGTGCTCCCCGACTCCGGCCACTTCCCGCACCGCGACCATCCGGAGGAGTTCGTCCGGCTGCTCGACCGGTTCGTGGCGACGACCGCCCCCTCGGTCTACAGCCGGGCGAGGTTCCGCCGGATGCTGAGCCACGGCACCGCGCGGGGGCCGCGGCTCGTCACCGCCGCCGACACGGCCTGAGGTCTGCCGTCCTCAGGCGTCGCCGCCCTCCTGGAGGACGCCGGAGACCGCGGTCGGGTCGTCGATCCGGTACTGCGTGAACGCCTTCTCGACCACCGCGGGGTCGATCTCCCCGGCGTCGGCGAGCGCCTGCAGGGCCTGCACGACGACGGACTGGGCGTCGATGTGGAAGAACCGGCGTGCCGCGGGACGGGTATCGGCGAAGCCGAACCCCTCGGCGCCCAGCACCCGGTAGTCCTCCGGCACCCAGCGGGCGATCTGCAGCGGCACCGCCCGCATGTAGTCGGAGACGGCGATCACGGGACCGTCGGAGCCCGTCAGCTTCTCGGTGACGTACGGCGTCCGTGCGGTCTCGGACGGGTGGAGCAGGCTCCACTCCTCGGCCGCCACGGCGTCCCGCGCCAGCTCGTTCCACGACGTGACCGACCAGGTGTCGGCGGCCACGCCCCACTCCTCGCGCAGCATCCGCGCGGCGTCCTCGATCCACGGCACCGCGACGCCGGACGCCAGCAGCCGTACCCGCGGACCGTCGCCCTCGGCGACGCCGATCCGGTGGAACCCGCGCAGGATGCCCTCGACGTCCACGTCGTCCGGCTCGGCCGGCTGGCTCACCGGCTCGTTGTAGACCGTGATGTAGAAGATGACGTTCTCGCCCTGTCCCTCGGGACCGCCGGTGCCGTACATCCGCTCGAGCCCGCTCCGCATGATGTGCGCGATCTCGTAGGCGAACGCCGGGTCGTAGTGGACGACAGCGGGGTTGGTCGCCGCGATGAGCGGCGAGTGCCCGTCGGCGTGCTGGAGTCCCTCGCCGGTCAGCGTGGTGCGGCCGGCGGTGGCGCCGATCAGGAAGCCGCGGGCGAGCTGGTCGGCCATCGCCCAGATCGAGTCGCCGGTCCGCTGGAAGCCGAACATCGAGTAGAAGATGTAGAACGGGATCATGTGCTCGCCGTGGGTCGCGTACGCCGACCCGGCGGCGGTTGCCGACCCCACCGCGCCGGCCTCGGAGATGCCCTCGTGCAGCATCTGTCCCTGCGGCGACATTTTGTAGGCGAGCAGCAGCGCGCGGTCGACCGACTCGTAGGTCTGGCCCGCGGGGTCGTAGACCTTGGCCGACGGGAACATCGAGTCCATGCCGAACGTGCGGTACTCGTCGGGCGCGATCGGCACGATCCGCTTGCCGATGCCGGGATCCTTCATCCAGTCCTTGAGGAGCCGGACGAGAGCCATGGTGGTCGCGATCTTGTTCTTGCCGGACCCCTGCTTGAGCTCGGCGTACATCTTGTCGCCGGGCAGCTCGAGGGGGGTGCTGCGGACGACGCGACGGGGGAGCGAGCCCCCGAGCGTGCGGCGACGCTCGAACATGTAGTCGATCTCGGGCGAGTCCGGGCCGGGGTGGAAGAACGGCGCGGTGCCCGTCTCCTCGTACGTCGTCTCGAGGTCACGGTCGGAGATGGGGAGGTAGAGCCGGTCGCGGAACTTCTTGAGGTCCGCCATCGTGAGCTTCTTCATCTGGTGGGTGGCGTTCCGGCCCTCGAGGGCGTCGATCGTCCAGCCCTTGATGGTGTGCGCCAGGATCACGGTCGGCTGCCCGGTGTGCTTGGTGGCGGCGTCGAACGCGGCGTAGACCTTGCGGTAGTCGTGGCCGCCGCGCGGCAGCTTCTCGATCTGCCGGTCGGTCATGTGCTCGACCATCTTGCGCAGCCGGGGGTCCGGGCCGA includes these proteins:
- a CDS encoding alpha/beta fold hydrolase gives rise to the protein MRSKGDATAEVEFVTVHGKRRAFVRTGSGPALLLLHGLACDRTTWDRVIPLLARKYTVIAPDLLGHGLSDKPRADYTLGGYANGMRDLLTVLGIDKVTVVGHSFGGGVAMQFAYQFPERTQRVMLVASGGLGSEVTPLIKLVQAPGWEAAMRVLTIPGLRHLETTTLRALASYGGGPLRKYTRDLDEAATIVESWRDRRTRFAVRHLVRAVIDWRGQIVTMSDRAYLTEAMPMAVVWGRDDQVIPVRHSSNVAALVPDASVTVLPDSGHFPHRDHPEEFVRLLDRFVATTAPSVYSRARFRRMLSHGTARGPRLVTAADTA
- a CDS encoding beta-ketoacyl-ACP synthase III; translation: MSAPLQADQGTSYAGILGIGAYRPARVVPNSEVVEAIDSSDEWIQQRSGIKTRGFADDSETIVAMSVAASRDALAQAGVDPRQVDCVVVATVSHLLQTPSAATAIAHELGTDGAAAFDVSAACAGFCHGITLASDMVRGGSARYVLVIGVERLSDITSRTDRGTAFIFADGAGAAVVGPSDVPAIGPVVWGSDGEQYDLIRQREDWRDVIASDAPVMPHLTMQGNEVFRWASFSMAKVALQALDRAGVSVDQLDCFVPHQANNRITDAMARSMKLPPHVRIARDIVDAGNTSAASIPLALDRMMRDGDARSGDVALLIAFGAGLSYAAQVVTIP
- a CDS encoding acyltransferase domain-containing protein, with the protein product MLVIVAPGQGAQTPGFLRPWLAEPTFAARFDWLSTVASIDLAHYGTEADEEQIRDTRIAQPLLVASTLVTALELFPHPADAYTKLGAVAGHSVGEIAAATGARVISAEQAMVLVRERGRAMADAAAATPTGMTAVLGGDRDDVLAAIERHGLVAANDNGPGQVVAAGTLEQLAAFADDAPAKAKLRPLSVAGAFHTPHMAPAVEHVAGLARSVSVHDPRTRFISNRDGSVIHDGAKVLSRIVGQIARPVRWDLCLETMADLGVTGIIEMPPAGTLTGIAKRYFRGRDMTVETFALDSPDQLDAARDFCIKHGEASPIETSPTWRMVVSPVKGVFHRDERAADAGLLAPGVTIGDVASLRDRISVTSSHGGQVVEWLVEDGDLVAPGQPLLRLHPAGGAA
- the aceE gene encoding pyruvate dehydrogenase (acetyl-transferring), homodimeric type produces the protein MVIHEGLPTQLPDIDPDETQDWIASFDALLDERGRERARYVMLRLLERARQKQVGVPALRSTDYINTIPPEREPWFPGDEEIERRIRAFIRWNAAVMVSSANRKGLEVGGHIATYQSSASLYEVGFNHFFRGKDHPGGGDQIFIQGHASPGIYARAFLEGRLDEQQLSRFRQEVQHGVGAGLPSYPHPRLMPDFWEFPTVSMGLTAINSIYQARFNRYLQNRGIKDTSEQNVWAFLGDGEMGEPESLGAIRIAAREELDNLVWVVNCNLQQLDGPVTGNGKIIQELEANFRGAGWNVIKVIWGREWDELLARDVDGVLVNQMNTTPDGQFQTFSVEDGAYNREHFFGPDPRLRKMVEHMTDRQIEKLPRGGHDYRKVYAAFDAATKHTGQPTVILAHTIKGWTIDALEGRNATHQMKKLTMADLKKFRDRLYLPISDRDLETTYEETGTAPFFHPGPDSPEIDYMFERRRTLGGSLPRRVVRSTPLELPGDKMYAELKQGSGKNKIATTMALVRLLKDWMKDPGIGKRIVPIAPDEYRTFGMDSMFPSAKVYDPAGQTYESVDRALLLAYKMSPQGQMLHEGISEAGAVGSATAAGSAYATHGEHMIPFYIFYSMFGFQRTGDSIWAMADQLARGFLIGATAGRTTLTGEGLQHADGHSPLIAATNPAVVHYDPAFAYEIAHIMRSGLERMYGTGGPEGQGENVIFYITVYNEPVSQPAEPDDVDVEGILRGFHRIGVAEGDGPRVRLLASGVAVPWIEDAARMLREEWGVAADTWSVTSWNELARDAVAAEEWSLLHPSETARTPYVTEKLTGSDGPVIAVSDYMRAVPLQIARWVPEDYRVLGAEGFGFADTRPAARRFFHIDAQSVVVQALQALADAGEIDPAVVEKAFTQYRIDDPTAVSGVLQEGGDA
- a CDS encoding PucR family transcriptional regulator; translation: MSRPPNPRARAVKKLRSASGRLSTAATRRMESDLPWFAELSAEERSWVGLIVQAGIHDFIAWFKQDSASPRFDQAPEANLFGVAPPALAGTIPLHQTVELIRLTIEVVEQSLESILDPDDVSDTHDAVLLYAREAAFATAEVYARAAEVRGAWDARLEALVVDAVLRDETDDAVLSRASAVGWGARGNVAVVLGAVPAEHTEAGVVDAVRRAARAAGMDALGAVQGHRLVAILGGVSDPEKAARAVVDLYGDGPVVVGPVAADLGHAYLSAQSATAGLRAAVGWPEAPRPVLSEDLLPERILDGDEWARMEAIDQVYEPLAQARGTLVETLSAYFANGAAIEPTARALFVHPNTVRYRLGQVADLTGLTPSRPRDALTLQLALALGRL